The Xiphophorus hellerii strain 12219 chromosome 22, Xiphophorus_hellerii-4.1, whole genome shotgun sequence genome has a window encoding:
- the unc5b gene encoding netrin receptor UNC5B isoform X2 encodes MRPLRMQRDQIAGPLVLLLLVCGFVASDTESSDYSEAEVLPDSFPSAPAEPLPEFLLEPEDAFIVKNRPVQLRCRASPATQIYFKCNGEWVNQNDHVTRESLDQLTGLVVREVDISVSRTQVEELFGLEDYWCQCVAWSSAGTTKSNRAYVRIAYLRKNFEQEPLGREVRLEQEVLLQCRPPEGMPAAEVDWLKNEDIIDPSQDSNFLITIDHDLIIKQARLSDTANYTCVARNVVARRRSSTATLIVYVSGGWSSWTEWSECNARCGRGWQRRTRSCTNPAPLNGGIFCEGPPVQRVTCTTLCPVDGGWTEWAKWSACGTECTHWRSRECQAPPPINGGKHCSGSMMESKNCTEGLCARTLSPGMGVAVYTGLVVALLLTVVMALGVGVLAYRRRCRHLHGDITDSSSALTAAFHPGNYKAPRQDNPLHPSAPPDLTATAGAFRGPLFSLPQGINDSPHKIPMTTSPLLDPLPSLKIKVYNSSTLSSLELPADMGVGDGEILSLKSVGTVGREREFHSHTLSREPGLSTSATLGHLGGRLTIPNTGVSLLVPPGTIPQGKFYEMYLIINKWDKTTLPSEGSQTVLSPVVSCGPSSMLLNRPVVLTLPHCAQLDTPTPDWTLTLKTQTHQGAWEEVLTVGEETLSSPCYLQLEEECCHVLMEQLGTYGLVGQSCPPRPACKRLQLALFAPRAPCLSLDYSLRIYCIHDTPHALKEVLDLERSLGGVLLEDPKPLFFKDSYHNLRLSIHDIPHNHWRSKLLAKYQEIPFYHIWSGSQRPLHCTFSLERASLAVSQLACKICVRQVEGEGQIFQLHTDIQETLPPHSPLPSGSTCLPSSQVGPYAFRLPDSIRQKICASLDAPSARGCDWRLLARSLGFDRYLNYFATKPSPTGVLLDLWEACHQGDADLVSLATALEEMGKSEVLVVMTTDGDC; translated from the exons agagCAGCGACTACAGCGAAGCCGAGGTTCTGCCCGACTCCTTCCCGTCAGCTCCAGCGGAGCCCCTGCCGGAGTTCCTGCTGGAACCCGAAGACGCCTTCATCGTGAAGAACCGTCCGGTCCAGCTGCGCTGCCGGGCGTCGCCGGCCACCCAGATCTACTTCAAATGTAACGGCGAGTGGGTCAATCAGAACGACCACGTCACCAGGGAGAGCCTGGACCAGCTCACAG GTCTGGTAGTGAGGGAAGTGGACATCTCCGTGTCGCGGACCCAGGTGGAGGAGCTGTTCGGCCTGGAGGACTACTGGTGCCAGTGTGTGGCCTGGAGCTCGGCTGGCACAACCAAGAGCAACCGTGCCTACGTTCGCATTGCAT ACCTGAGGAAGAACTTCGAGCAGGAGCCCCTCGGGAGGGAAGTGCGGCTGGAGCAGGAGGTGCTGCTGCAGTGTCGGCCCCCGGAGGGCATGCCTGCTGCGGAG GTGGACTGGCTGAAGAATGAGGATATCATTGATCCGTCACAGGATTCCAATTTCCTGATCACTATTGATCACGACCTGATCATCAAACAGGCCAGACTCTCAGACACGGCAAACTACACGTGTGTGGCGAGAAATGTGGTGGCCAGACGGCGGAGCAGCACAGCCACTCTCATTGTTTATG TTAGCGGAGGTTGGTCTTCTTGGACTGAATGGTCAGAGTGTAACGCTCGGTGTGGGCGTGGCTGGCAACGTCGTACACGCAGCTGCACCAATCCAGCCCCTCTGAACGGAGGAATCTTCTGTGAGGGCCCGCCGGTGCAGAGAGTAACTTGCACCACACTGTGCCCAG TGGACGGAGGCTGGACAGAGTGGGCAAAGTGGTCCGCCTGTGGGACAGAGTGCACCCACTGGCGCAGTCGCGAGTGCCAAGCCCCACCGCCAATAAATGGAGGGAAGCACTGTAGCGGAAGCATGATGGAGAGCAAAAACTGCACTGAGGGCCTATGTGCAAGAa CGTTGTCTCCTGGTATGGGTGTAGCGGTGTACACAGGCCTGGTAGTAGCCTTGCTGCTGACGGTGGTCATGGCTCTTGGTGTGGGTGTGCTGGCGTATCGCCGCCGATGTCGCCATCTCCACGGAGACATCACAGATTCTTCATCTGCTCTTACTGCAGCGTTTCATCCTGGCAACTACAAGGCTCCCAGGCAGG ATAATCCTCTCCACCCCTCGGCTCCTCCGGATCTGACAGCGACAGCCGGTGCTTTCCGTGGACCGCTCTTCTCCCTGCCTCAGGGCATCAATGACAGCCCGCACAAAATCCCCATGACCACCTCCCCCCTGCTGGACCCGCTCCCCAGTCTCAAAATCAAGGTGTACAACTCGTCCACTCTGTCCTCTCTGGAGCTCCCGGCTGATATGGGTGTTGGCGATGGCGAGATCCTGAGCCTGAAGTCGGTGGGCACCGTGGGCCGAGAACGAGAGTTTCACAGTCACACGCTGTCCAGAGAGCCGGGGCTGAGCACCAGCGCCACGCTGGGACATCTGGGCGGACGACTTACCATCCCCAACACGG GTGTGAGCCTGCTGGTCCCGCCTGGCACAATCCCTCAGGGGAAGTTCTACGAGATGTACCTCATTATTAACAAGTGGGACAAAACAAC GTTACCCTCAGAGGGGAGCCAGACTGTGCTAAGTCCCGTGGTGAGCTGTGGTCCATCAAGTATGCTGCTGAACCGGCCTGTTGTCCTGACGCTTCCCCACTGCGCTCAGCTGGACACGCCTACGCCCGACTGGACCCTCACGCTCAAAACGCAAACGCACCAGGGAGCATGGGAG GAGGTGCTGACGGTCGGGGAGGAGACTTTGTCATCTCCTTGCTAcctgcagctggaggaggaatgCTGCCATGTCCTCATGGAGCAGTTGGGAACGTATGGCCTGGTGGGCCAGTCCTGCCCTCCACGGCCGGCCTGCAAGCGCCTGCAGCTGGCTCTGTTCGCTCCCCGCGCGCCATGCCTCTCCCTGGACTACAGCCTGCGCATCTACTGCATCCACGACACGCCACACGCTCTCAAG GAAGTTCTGGATCTGGAGAGGAGTCTGGGTGGAGTTTTACTAGAAGACCCGAAGCCGCTGTTCTTCAAAGACAGCTACCACAACCTCCGCCTGTCCATCCACGACATTCCTCACAATCACTGGAGGAGCAAACTTCTGGCCAAGTACCAG GAAATCCCTTTCTATCACATTTGGAGCGGCAGCCAGAGACCTTTACACTGCACCTTCAGCCTGGAGCGAGCCAGCCTGGCCGTGTCGCAGCTCGCCTGCAAGATCTGCGTCCGGCAGGTGGAAGGGGAGGGACAGATATTCCAGCTGCACACGGACATCCAGGAG ACTCTCCCACCTCACTCACCACTCCCGTCGGGAAGCACCTGCCTGCCTTCCTCTCAGGTGGGACCTTATGCCTTTCGCCTGCCCGACTCCATCCGACAGAAGATCTGCGCCAGCTTGGATGCGCCCAGCGCTCGAGGGTGCGACTGGAGACTTCTGGCTCGCAGTCTGGGCTTTGACAG GTATTTGAACTACTTCGCCACAAAGCCCAGCCCCACAGGTGTTCTGCTGGACTTATGGGAAGCGTGTCACCAAGGTGACGCAGATCTGGTCTCTCTGGCGACGGCTCTGGAGGAGATGGGCAAAAGTGAAGTGCTGGTTGTCATGACAACAGATGGGGATTGTTGA
- the unc5b gene encoding netrin receptor UNC5B isoform X1, with amino-acid sequence MRPLRMQRDQIAGPLVLLLLVCGFVASDTESSDYSEAEVLPDSFPSAPAEPLPEFLLEPEDAFIVKNRPVQLRCRASPATQIYFKCNGEWVNQNDHVTRESLDQLTGLVVREVDISVSRTQVEELFGLEDYWCQCVAWSSAGTTKSNRAYVRIAYLRKNFEQEPLGREVRLEQEVLLQCRPPEGMPAAEVDWLKNEDIIDPSQDSNFLITIDHDLIIKQARLSDTANYTCVARNVVARRRSSTATLIVYVSGGWSSWTEWSECNARCGRGWQRRTRSCTNPAPLNGGIFCEGPPVQRVTCTTLCPVDGGWTEWAKWSACGTECTHWRSRECQAPPPINGGKHCSGSMMESKNCTEGLCARNKKVSIEHASHPLSPGMGVAVYTGLVVALLLTVVMALGVGVLAYRRRCRHLHGDITDSSSALTAAFHPGNYKAPRQDNPLHPSAPPDLTATAGAFRGPLFSLPQGINDSPHKIPMTTSPLLDPLPSLKIKVYNSSTLSSLELPADMGVGDGEILSLKSVGTVGREREFHSHTLSREPGLSTSATLGHLGGRLTIPNTGVSLLVPPGTIPQGKFYEMYLIINKWDKTTLPSEGSQTVLSPVVSCGPSSMLLNRPVVLTLPHCAQLDTPTPDWTLTLKTQTHQGAWEEVLTVGEETLSSPCYLQLEEECCHVLMEQLGTYGLVGQSCPPRPACKRLQLALFAPRAPCLSLDYSLRIYCIHDTPHALKEVLDLERSLGGVLLEDPKPLFFKDSYHNLRLSIHDIPHNHWRSKLLAKYQEIPFYHIWSGSQRPLHCTFSLERASLAVSQLACKICVRQVEGEGQIFQLHTDIQETLPPHSPLPSGSTCLPSSQVGPYAFRLPDSIRQKICASLDAPSARGCDWRLLARSLGFDRYLNYFATKPSPTGVLLDLWEACHQGDADLVSLATALEEMGKSEVLVVMTTDGDC; translated from the exons agagCAGCGACTACAGCGAAGCCGAGGTTCTGCCCGACTCCTTCCCGTCAGCTCCAGCGGAGCCCCTGCCGGAGTTCCTGCTGGAACCCGAAGACGCCTTCATCGTGAAGAACCGTCCGGTCCAGCTGCGCTGCCGGGCGTCGCCGGCCACCCAGATCTACTTCAAATGTAACGGCGAGTGGGTCAATCAGAACGACCACGTCACCAGGGAGAGCCTGGACCAGCTCACAG GTCTGGTAGTGAGGGAAGTGGACATCTCCGTGTCGCGGACCCAGGTGGAGGAGCTGTTCGGCCTGGAGGACTACTGGTGCCAGTGTGTGGCCTGGAGCTCGGCTGGCACAACCAAGAGCAACCGTGCCTACGTTCGCATTGCAT ACCTGAGGAAGAACTTCGAGCAGGAGCCCCTCGGGAGGGAAGTGCGGCTGGAGCAGGAGGTGCTGCTGCAGTGTCGGCCCCCGGAGGGCATGCCTGCTGCGGAG GTGGACTGGCTGAAGAATGAGGATATCATTGATCCGTCACAGGATTCCAATTTCCTGATCACTATTGATCACGACCTGATCATCAAACAGGCCAGACTCTCAGACACGGCAAACTACACGTGTGTGGCGAGAAATGTGGTGGCCAGACGGCGGAGCAGCACAGCCACTCTCATTGTTTATG TTAGCGGAGGTTGGTCTTCTTGGACTGAATGGTCAGAGTGTAACGCTCGGTGTGGGCGTGGCTGGCAACGTCGTACACGCAGCTGCACCAATCCAGCCCCTCTGAACGGAGGAATCTTCTGTGAGGGCCCGCCGGTGCAGAGAGTAACTTGCACCACACTGTGCCCAG TGGACGGAGGCTGGACAGAGTGGGCAAAGTGGTCCGCCTGTGGGACAGAGTGCACCCACTGGCGCAGTCGCGAGTGCCAAGCCCCACCGCCAATAAATGGAGGGAAGCACTGTAGCGGAAGCATGATGGAGAGCAAAAACTGCACTGAGGGCCTATGTGCAAGAa ATAAAAAGGTCTCAATAGAACATGCGAGCCATC CGTTGTCTCCTGGTATGGGTGTAGCGGTGTACACAGGCCTGGTAGTAGCCTTGCTGCTGACGGTGGTCATGGCTCTTGGTGTGGGTGTGCTGGCGTATCGCCGCCGATGTCGCCATCTCCACGGAGACATCACAGATTCTTCATCTGCTCTTACTGCAGCGTTTCATCCTGGCAACTACAAGGCTCCCAGGCAGG ATAATCCTCTCCACCCCTCGGCTCCTCCGGATCTGACAGCGACAGCCGGTGCTTTCCGTGGACCGCTCTTCTCCCTGCCTCAGGGCATCAATGACAGCCCGCACAAAATCCCCATGACCACCTCCCCCCTGCTGGACCCGCTCCCCAGTCTCAAAATCAAGGTGTACAACTCGTCCACTCTGTCCTCTCTGGAGCTCCCGGCTGATATGGGTGTTGGCGATGGCGAGATCCTGAGCCTGAAGTCGGTGGGCACCGTGGGCCGAGAACGAGAGTTTCACAGTCACACGCTGTCCAGAGAGCCGGGGCTGAGCACCAGCGCCACGCTGGGACATCTGGGCGGACGACTTACCATCCCCAACACGG GTGTGAGCCTGCTGGTCCCGCCTGGCACAATCCCTCAGGGGAAGTTCTACGAGATGTACCTCATTATTAACAAGTGGGACAAAACAAC GTTACCCTCAGAGGGGAGCCAGACTGTGCTAAGTCCCGTGGTGAGCTGTGGTCCATCAAGTATGCTGCTGAACCGGCCTGTTGTCCTGACGCTTCCCCACTGCGCTCAGCTGGACACGCCTACGCCCGACTGGACCCTCACGCTCAAAACGCAAACGCACCAGGGAGCATGGGAG GAGGTGCTGACGGTCGGGGAGGAGACTTTGTCATCTCCTTGCTAcctgcagctggaggaggaatgCTGCCATGTCCTCATGGAGCAGTTGGGAACGTATGGCCTGGTGGGCCAGTCCTGCCCTCCACGGCCGGCCTGCAAGCGCCTGCAGCTGGCTCTGTTCGCTCCCCGCGCGCCATGCCTCTCCCTGGACTACAGCCTGCGCATCTACTGCATCCACGACACGCCACACGCTCTCAAG GAAGTTCTGGATCTGGAGAGGAGTCTGGGTGGAGTTTTACTAGAAGACCCGAAGCCGCTGTTCTTCAAAGACAGCTACCACAACCTCCGCCTGTCCATCCACGACATTCCTCACAATCACTGGAGGAGCAAACTTCTGGCCAAGTACCAG GAAATCCCTTTCTATCACATTTGGAGCGGCAGCCAGAGACCTTTACACTGCACCTTCAGCCTGGAGCGAGCCAGCCTGGCCGTGTCGCAGCTCGCCTGCAAGATCTGCGTCCGGCAGGTGGAAGGGGAGGGACAGATATTCCAGCTGCACACGGACATCCAGGAG ACTCTCCCACCTCACTCACCACTCCCGTCGGGAAGCACCTGCCTGCCTTCCTCTCAGGTGGGACCTTATGCCTTTCGCCTGCCCGACTCCATCCGACAGAAGATCTGCGCCAGCTTGGATGCGCCCAGCGCTCGAGGGTGCGACTGGAGACTTCTGGCTCGCAGTCTGGGCTTTGACAG GTATTTGAACTACTTCGCCACAAAGCCCAGCCCCACAGGTGTTCTGCTGGACTTATGGGAAGCGTGTCACCAAGGTGACGCAGATCTGGTCTCTCTGGCGACGGCTCTGGAGGAGATGGGCAAAAGTGAAGTGCTGGTTGTCATGACAACAGATGGGGATTGTTGA